A genomic window from Zalophus californianus isolate mZalCal1 chromosome 13, mZalCal1.pri.v2, whole genome shotgun sequence includes:
- the SMIM27 gene encoding small integral membrane protein 27, which yields MKPVSRRTLDWIYSVLLLSIVLLSWGYVIYASTVAARRQLSKEYPDRNLGDE from the exons ATGAAGCCAGTGAGTCGCCGCACCCTGGATTGGATTTATTCAGTG tTGCTCCTCTCGATCGTGTTGCTCTCCTGGGGATATGTCATCTATGCATCAACAGTGGCCGCACGACGACAGCTAAGCAAGGAATACCCAGACAGAAATCTCGGGGATGAATGA
- the NDUFB6 gene encoding NADH dehydrogenase [ubiquinone] 1 beta subcomplex subunit 6 isoform X2, with protein sequence MSGYTPDEKLRLQQLQQLRRRWLKDQELSSREPVLPPQRVWPMERFWNHFLRDQTPWKNVAKPYAIVERKPRIFPGDTILETGEVIPPMKEFPDQHH encoded by the exons ATGTCGGGGTACACGCCAGACGAGAAACTGCGGCTGCAGCAGCTCCAACAGCTGAGAAGGCGATGGCTAAAAGACCAGGAGCTGAGCTCCCGGGAGCCGGTGCTGCCCCCGCAGCGGGTATGGCCTATGGAGAGATTCTGGAATCACTTTTTGCGGGACCAGACCCCGTGGAAGAACGTG GCAAAACCATATGCCATTGTTGAAAGGAAGCCCAGAATATTCCCA ggTGATACAATTCTGGAGACTGGAGAAGTAATTCCACCAATGAAAGAATTTCCTGATCAACATCATtga
- the NDUFB6 gene encoding NADH dehydrogenase [ubiquinone] 1 beta subcomplex subunit 6 isoform X1 produces MSGYTPDEKLRLQQLQQLRRRWLKDQELSSREPVLPPQRVWPMERFWNHFLRDQTPWKNVIYKAYRHSIFAFTHVLIPAWIIHYYIKYHVNAKPYAIVERKPRIFPGDTILETGEVIPPMKEFPDQHH; encoded by the exons ATGTCGGGGTACACGCCAGACGAGAAACTGCGGCTGCAGCAGCTCCAACAGCTGAGAAGGCGATGGCTAAAAGACCAGGAGCTGAGCTCCCGGGAGCCGGTGCTGCCCCCGCAGCGGGTATGGCCTATGGAGAGATTCTGGAATCACTTTTTGCGGGACCAGACCCCGTGGAAGAACGTG ATTTATAAGGCATACCGACACAGTATCTTTGCTTTTACTCATGTACTTATACCTGCCTGGATTATTCATTATTATATCAAATATCACGTGAAT GCAAAACCATATGCCATTGTTGAAAGGAAGCCCAGAATATTCCCA ggTGATACAATTCTGGAGACTGGAGAAGTAATTCCACCAATGAAAGAATTTCCTGATCAACATCATtga